In Oryza glaberrima chromosome 8, OglaRS2, whole genome shotgun sequence, the following are encoded in one genomic region:
- the LOC127782155 gene encoding 1-phosphatidylinositol-3-phosphate 5-kinase FAB1B-like: MMGSPEGRLVELFGAVKSWMPRRGDHSPPPPLPPPPASQVGAGGGGGAASPQPHDLSRDFWMPDQSCRVCYDCDAQFTILNRRHHCRHCGRVFCARCTANSVPRAPGDAAREDGERIRVCNYCFRRWLEEEAAARRDVAQPSSPVLSPSASAVSIGSDKSSSTARSSAGTNGQMSSYTNVSYTDFPSMAVEGQGECCEREGCAEKQLPAMEHAGGVEPATYVDNTSDPYNFGINRSDDEDDDYAVFHSDSKTQQLQNSDEYFKTVCFDAHQVDCSHVKESVSPMQDTENFIGSVGVDKTGDHIMDNTEECNTRSSSLYSMEMLENEPVDFENNSSLWLPPEPEDEEDDHDGALCDEDDGEDATGEWGYLRSNSFGSGHCRSRDKSAEEHKRAMKDIVDGHFRALVAQLLQAEKVQLVDKSGKQSWLDIVTSLSWEAASILKPDTSKGGRMDPGGYVKVKCLACGRPSDSFVVKGVVCKKNVAHRRMASRKEKPRILILGGALEYQRISNLLSSFDTLLQQETDYLKMAVAKIKAHQPSVVLVEKSVSRYAQDLFLEKNISLVLNIKRPLLERISRCTGAHIVPSIDYVSSQKLGHCDLFHVEKYVEEHGTAGEGGKKMLKTLMFFEGCPKPLGCTILLKGANGDELKKVKHVVQYGVFAAYHLALETSFLVDEGATLPELPLKSPIIVALPDKPSSADRSISTIPILQMPTASSPNDSLQAFDVQTDGSTFNGFQTMDQTMVMCSPEYKSCKKLGAGSAQTESAHFNGQDKNIACLHGMVPWSSTDPLVQQSASSLCHCPSCSRDLVNKKHFEECQPETSGHTLDNDFNALSAHRTNLESVESGHLFAYNSENGDKIRAKLSVPLNVQISLDDDSSKDDSVIKKDEIPASPADNQSILVSLSSRCVWKETVCQRPHLLRIKYYGNFDKPLGRFLRDQLFDQNNNCISCELPPEAHVYCYVHPQGSLTISVRKLAVKLPGEHDGKIWMWHRCLRCPRVIGLPPATKRVVMSDAAWGLSFGKFLELSFSNHAAASRVASCGHSLHRDCLRFYGFGEMVACFRYASIKVHSVYLPPPKLDFTSQHQEWVEQEANEVVDSAELLFTEVLNALHQISEGRPITGSFDGNMKILELRRNIMELEEILQIEKADFTESLKNLLNKEIRKGKPFIDILEVNKLRRQLLFLCYLWDQRLIFIANSGGKYCDTLGGLRVGSRSSDSNDKSVDTNATTKLEKSSKGSEVLSNAKEGSLKQSQSPLHANDKEPNQPDQSNGNSSRIGAGLNGMEDAIAKINHSNSADVKDNLDHQESSIGVRRVLSDGQFPVNADISDTLDAKWRGENGTVPDTSILKPLALLEGSADLKNQAKAVPTNASLSVRSGDTVEDLSSWLKMPYMTFYDSLNTNSGTAPRFGALADYNPVYITLFRELSQQGGARLFLPTGANDVVIPVFDDEPTSIISYALVSPMYCHQMLDENSKNKDGPDSSLPLPVYDSGNFNPFHLFEDFGSADDLASSISGTRGSFVPDLVHLRVPFEDGGPLGKVKYTVTCYYAKSFEALRRSCCPSELDFLRSISRCKKWGAQGGKSNVFFAKSLDDRFIIKQVTKTELESFLKFGLDYFKYLSESISTGSPTSLAKILGIYQVTIKHVKGGKESKMDLLVMENLLFGRNITRLYDLKGSSRSRYNADSSSNKVLLDQNLIEAMPTSPIFVGNKAKRLLERAVWNDTSFLAGIDVMDYSLLVGVDEEKHELVLGIIDFMRQYTWDKHLETWVKSSGILGGPKNAPPTVISPMQYKKRFRKAMSAYFIVIPEQWMPAIINPSKSSSNLCQEDPQNASQE; encoded by the exons ATGATGGGATCACCGGAGGGGCGGTTAGTGGAGCTGTTTGGCGCGGTGAAGTCGTGGATGCCGCGGCGGGGAGATcactctccgcctccgccgctgccgccgccgccggcgtcgcagGTGGGTgctgggggtggtggtggcgcggcatCGCCGCAGCCGCATGATTTGTCGAGGGACTTCTGGATGCCGGACCAGAGCTGCCGCGTGTGCTACGACTGCGACGCGCAGTTCACCATCCTGAACCggcgccaccactgccgccacTGCGGCCGCGTGTTCTGTGCCCGGTGCACGGCCAACTCCGTGCCGCGCGCGCCGGGGGACGCCGCGCGTGAGGACGGCGAGCGGATCAGGGTCTGCAATTACTGCTTCAGGCgctggctggaggaggaggcggcggctcggagGGACGTGGCGCAGCCATCGAGCCCGGTGCTGAGCCCGTCGGCGTCTGCCGTGAGCATCGGGAGCGACAAGTCCAGTTCGACTGCGCGTAGCAGCGCCGGGACGAACGGCCAGATGTCGTCTTACACGAATGTTAGCTACACTGACTTCCCATCTATGGCAGTCGAGGGCCAGGGTGAGTGCTGCGAGAGGGAAGGTTGTGCAGAGAAGCAGCTGCCTGCAATGGAGCACGCTGGGGGCGTGGAGCCTGCGACTTATGTGGACAACACATCGGATCCATACAATTTTGGCATAAATAG gagtgatgatgaggatgatgattaTGCAGTTTTCCACTCAGATTCAAAAACACAACAGTTGCAAAATTCTGATGAGTACTTCAAAACTGTGTGTTTTGATGCTCATCAAGTTGATTGTAGTCATGTAAAAGAATCTGTTTCTCCGATGCAAGATACGGAAAATTTTATTGGTTCTGTGGGAGTAGATAAGACTGGAGATCACATCATGGATAATACTGAGGAATGCAATACTCGATCTTCTTCCTTGTATAGCATGGAAATGCTAGAAAATGAGCCTGTAGATTTTGAAAACAATAGCTCACTCTGGCTGCCTCCTGAACCTGAGGATGAAGAGGACGACCATGATGGTGCTTTATGTGATGAGGATGATGGGGAGGATGCCACAGGAGAGTGGGGATATCTACGCTCAAACAGTTTTGGCAGCGGACATTGTCGAAGTAGAGATAAGTCAGCTGAGGAACACAAGAGAGCCATGAAAGACATTGTTGATGGGCATTTTCGGGCATTGGTTGCTCAACTTCTTCAGGCGGAAAAGGTACAGTTGGTTGATAAATCTGGCAAACAGAGTTGGCTAGATATAGTTACTTCTCTGTCTTGGGAAGCTGCATCTATTCTAAAACCAGATACCAGCAAAGGGGGACGGATGGACCCTGGTGGCTATGTGAAGGTGAAATGCTTGGCTTGTGGTCGTCCAAGTGATAG TTTTGTTGTAAAAGGAGTTGTTTGTAAGAAGAATGTTGCTCATCGGCGCATGGCGTCACGGAAAGAAAAGCCACGCATCCTGATCCTTGGTGGTGCACTTGAATATCAGCGCATATCGAATTTGCTTTCAAGTTTTGATACTTTACTGCAGCAG GAAACAGATTATTTGAAAATGGCAGTTGCAAAGATCAAAGCCCACCAACCAAGTGTCGTGTTGGTAGAGAAATCTGTGTCTCGATATGCTCAGGATTTATTCTTGGAGAAAAACATTTCACTTGTTCTGAATATCAAAAGGCCACTTCTGGAAAGGATATCACGTTGCACTGGTGCTCATATAGTTCCGTCAATTGATTACGTGTCATCCCAAAAGCTTGGGCATTGTGATCTATTCCATGTGGAGAAATATGTTGAAGAGCATGGGACTGCTGGAGAAGGTGGAAAGAAAATGCTGAAGACTCTTATGTTTTTTGAAGGCTGCCCAAAGCCCTTGGGTTGTACA ATATTGCTCAAAGGAGCTAATGGCGATGAGCTGAAAAAAGTGAAGCATGTTGTGCAATATGGAGTCTTTGCAGCCTATCACTTGGCTCTGGAAACATCTTTTCTTGTGGATGAAGGTGCAACACTTCCAGAACTCCCTCTTAAGTCACCAATTATTGTTGCTTTGCCAGATAAGCCTTCTAGTGCCGATAGATCCATTTCAACTATACCTATTTTACAAATGCCTACTGCTTCATCACCAAACGATAGCTTGCAAGCATTTGATGTGCAAACGGATGGTTCAACATTTAATGGTTTTCAAACAATGGACCAAACAATGGTAATGTGCTCTCCTGAGTATAAAAGCTGCAAAAAACTGGGAGCTGGTTCTGCCCAAACCGAATCTGCCCATTTCAATGGCCAGGATAAAAATATTGCCTGTTTGCATGGTATGGTTCCTTGGTCATCTACTGATCCCTTGGTTCAGCAATCGGCCAGTTCACTTTGTCATTGTCCTTCTTGTTCTAGAGATCTAGTTAATAAAAAGCATTTTGAAGAATGTCAACCTGAAACATCTGGACATACCCTGGATAATGATTTCAATGCGTTGTCTGCACATCGAACAAATTTGGAGTCTGTTGAGAGCGGTCACTTATTTGCCTATAATTCTGAGAATGGTGACAAGATAAGAGCTAAACTGTCTGTTCCTCTCAATGTGCAAATTTCTCTTGATGATGACAGTTCAAAGGATGATTCAGtaataaaaaaagatgaaattCCGGCATCTCCTGCTGACAACCAGAGTATATTGGTTTCTCTGTCTTCCCGTTGTGTTTGGAAAGAAACTGTTTGTCAGCGGCCACACCTTCTCCGCATAAAGTATTATGGCAACTTTGACAAGCCTTTAGGAAGATTTCTGCGTGACCAGCTCTTTGATCAG AACAATAATTGTATCTCTTGTGAGTTGCCACCGGAGGCCCATGTTTATTGCTATGTCCACCCGCAAGGCAGCTTAACAATTTCAGTGAGGAAACTTGCAGTGAAGTTGCCTGGTGAACATGATGGTAAAATATGGATGTGGCATAGATGCTTACGATGTCCTCGTGTTATTGGGCTCCCTCCAGCGACTAAAAGAGTAGTGATGTCTGATGCTGCCTGGGGCTTGTCCTTTGGAAAATTTCTGGAACTTAGCTTCTCAAATCATGCGGCAGCTAGTAGGGTAGCCAGTTGTGGCCATTCTCTTCACAGGGATTGCCTTCGTTTTTATGG CTTTGGTGAAATGGTTGCTTGCTTCCGATATGCATCGATCAAGGTTCATTCAGTGTATTTGCCACCACCGAAACTTGATTTCACTTCTCAGCACCAGGAATGGGTAGAGCAAGAAGCAAATGAG GTGGTTGACTCAGCTGAACTTCTGTTCACTGAAGTACTGAATGCACTCCACCAAATTTCAGAGGGAAGGCCAATTACAGGTTCTTTTGATGGCAACATGAAAATCCTCGAGTTAAGAAGGAACATCATGGAGCTGGAAGAGATCCTGCAAATAGAGAAAGCAGATTTTACg GAATCATTGAAGAATCTACTGAACAAGGAGATCAGAAAGGGGAAGCCATTCATTGATATTCTTGAGGTTAACAAACTAAGGAGGCAGCTACTGTTTCTGTGTTACCTGTGGGATCAGCGGCTAATCTTTATAGCAAATTCAGGTGGCAAGTACTGTGACACACTAGGAGGTTTACGGGTTGGGAGTAGGAGTTCTGACTCTAACGATAAATCAGTTGATACCAATGCAACTACAAAACTAGAGAAGAGCTCAAAGGGCTCCGAAGTTCTTTCAAATGCTAAGGAAGGATCCTTGAAGCAGAGCCAAAGTCCACTTCATGCTAATGACAAGGAGCCCAACCAACCTGATCAATCTAATGGAAATAGTTCAAGGATTGGTGCAGGGTTGAATGGCATGGAAGATGCGATTGCCAAAATCAATCATTCTAACAGCGCAGATGTTAAGGATAACCTGGATCATCAAGAATCCAGTATTGGTGTTCGTAGGGTTCTTTCTGATGGTCAGTTTCCAGTAAATGCTGATATTTCAGACACATTGGATGCAAAATGGAGAGGTGAAAATGGAACAGTTCCTGATACAAGTATCCTGAAACCATTAGCTCTGCTAGAAGGTTCAGCTGATCTTAAAAACCAAGCTAAGGCAGTGCCAACCAATGCTTCTTTATCTGTCAGGTCTGGAGATACAGTAGAAGACTTATCAAGCTGGCTTAAAATGCCATACATGACATTCTATGACTCATTAAACACAAATTCTGGGACAGCACCGAGATTTGGGGCCCTGGCTGACTACAATCCTGTGTACATTACATTGTTCCGTGAGTTATCACAGCAAGGTGGAGCAAGACTTTTTCTGCCAACTGGAGCTAATGATGTTGTTATTCCAGTATTTGATGATGAGCCGACCAGTATAATTTCTTATGCACTTGTTTCACCCATGTACTGTCACCAAATGTTGGATGAGAACAGCAAGAACAAAGATGGTCCAGATTCTTCACTTCCATTGCCTGTATATGATTCTGGAAATTTTAATCCTTTTCATTTATTTGAGGATTTCGGATCCGCTGATGATCTTGCTTCGTCAATATCTGGAACCAGAGGGTCATTTGTTCCCGATCTAGTTCACCTAAGAGTTCCCTTTGAGGATGGTGGCCCACTCGGGAAGGTGAAATACACAGTGACGTGCTACTATGCGAAAAGCTTTGAAGCTCTTAGAAGGTCTTGCTGTCCATCTGAACTTGACTTTTTAAGATCTATCAGTCGATGCAAGAAATGGGGAGCACAAGGTGGCAAAAGcaatgtgttttttgcaaaatctCTGGATGATAGATTTATAATAAAGCAGGTCACAAAAACAGAACTTGAATCATTCCTTAAGTTTGGACtagattattttaaatatttatcaGAGTCTATAAGCACCGGAAGCCCTACATCCCTTGCAAAGATTCTGGGAATCTATCAG GTTACAATTAAGCATGTGAAGGGTGGCAAGGAGTCAAAAATGGATTTACTTGTGATGGAAAATCTTTTATTTGGACGGAATATTACAAGGCTCTATGATCTCAAGGGATCTTCGAGGTCAAGGTATAATGCTGATTCCAGCAGCAACAAGGTTCTTCTTGACCAGAACTTGATTGAGGCAATGCCAACGTCACCAATTTTCGTTGGGAACAAGGCAAAGAGGCTTCTGGAAAGAGCTGTTTGGAATGATACTTCCTTTCTGGCA GGAATTGATGTGATGGATTACTCATTGCTTGTGGGAGTTGACGAGGAGAAACATGAATTGGTTCTGGGAATAATTGATTTTATGAGGCAGTATACATGGGACAAGCACCTCGAGACATGGGTCAAATCGTCCGGTATTCTCGGCGGGCCGAAGAATGCCCCTCCAACTGTGATTTCACCCATGCAGTATAAGAAGCGGTTTAGAAAAGCTATGTCTGCTTATTTTATTGTAATTCCGGAGCAATGGATGCCTGCAATAATCAATCCGAGCAAATCATCATCAAATCTTTGCCAAGAAGATCCTCAAAATGCTTCACAAGAGTAG